The following coding sequences are from one Plectropomus leopardus isolate mb chromosome 10, YSFRI_Pleo_2.0, whole genome shotgun sequence window:
- the si:rp71-68n21.9 gene encoding kelch-like protein 9 has product MGGSGDDSGPGRLSRRLSRLGSRHQSRDPPRPPAQPERLPAPPDRQDDRASPPAPTPPPAPAPAPLPPPVEMPPKRPDKATKPKLPPRPLAKVFSSSLHGAAVLQGFDAFRADETLCDVILVPGDSKETFPVHRVIMASSSDYFKAMFTGGMREQEMREIKLHGVTKSGLKNIIDFIYTSKVSLDMGNLQDTLEAANFLQVMPVLSFCNQLLSSEITIDNCVEVERIATDLLLEDVQLNIGEFVSQNLSALVECGRYLQLSETSMANALANNSLKGFSEMELYHIARGWLEHNIPIHHSSVYALMRNIRFPLMSPSELIQISQDDEEGGDSMMRSETACVNLLLEASNYQMMPFMQPSLQTERTQIRSDDTHILALGGVMRQQLVVSRELRLYDEKTGHWRALRPMEVPRYQHGVALLGGFLFIVGGQSTYDTKGKTAIDSAYRYDPRFDKWLQIASLNEKRTFFHLSALKGKLFAVGGRNASGEIDTVECYNLKKNEWTFVTNMVEPHYGHAGTVHGDLMYISGGITRDTFQKELWCYDPTADKWSRRADMMELRGLHCMCTVGDRLYVMGGNHFRGSSDYDDVLGCEYYSPDTDQWTVVAPMSRGQSDVGVTVFNGHIYVVGGYSWNSRCMVDIVQRYDPEQDVWDRVFNVLEPLGGIRACTMTVHLPEGSVDEAQIQDCPLPTAKS; this is encoded by the exons ATGGG GGGAAGTGGAGATGACAGCGGGCCGGGGAGGCTGAGCCGCAGGTTGTCTCGCCTGGGCAGCAGGCATCAGTCCAGGGATCCTCCGAGACCTCCAGCTCAGCCGGAGAGACTTCCTGCTCCACCTGACAGACAAG ATGACCGTGCTTCTCCACCAGCTCCTACTCCACCTCCAGCTCCGGCTCCagctcctctcccccctcctgtAGAAATGCCACCTAAACGCCCAGACAAAGCCACAAAGCCCAAACTTCCCCCTCGGCCGCTAGCCAAGGTGTTCAGTAGCTCTCTGCATGGAGCAGCCGTGTTGCAG gGCTTTGATGCTTTTCGGGCAGACGAGACTCTCTGTGATGTCATTTTGGTTCCTGGAGACAGCAAAGAGACTTTCCCCGTCCACAGAGTCATCATGGCTTCATCCAGTGACTATTTCAAGGCAATGTTCACAG GAGGCATGAGGGAGCAGGAGATGAGAGAGATCAAGCTGCATGGGGTTACTAAGTCTGGGTTAAAGAACATAATAGACTTCATTTACACATCCAAAGTCAGCCTCGACATGGGTAATctccaggacacgctggaggcTGCAAACTTCTTGCAGGTCATGCCCGTCCTGAGCTTCTGCAATCAGCTTCTGAGCAGCGAG atcACTATTGATAACTGTGTGGAAGTGGAGCGTATCGCCACAGACCTGCTCCTGGAGGACGTTCAGCTGAATATAG GTGAGTTTGTGAGCCAGAACCTCTCGGCGTTGGTGGAGTGCGGCCGCTACCTGCAGCTGTCTGAAACCAGCATGGCCAACGCCCTCGCCAACAACTCCCTGAAGGGTTTTTCTGAGATGGAGCTCTACCACATCGCCAGAGGATGGCTGGAACACAACATCCCCATTCACCACTCCTCCGTCTATGCTTTGATGCGCAACATTCGCTTCCCGCTGATGAGCCCCAGTGAGCTGATACAGATCTCCCAGGACGACGAAGAGGGAGGAGACTCCATGATGCGCTCTGAGACGGCCTGTGTCAACCTCCTTCTGGAGGCCAGCAACTACCAGATGATGCCTTTCATGCAGCCATCTCTGCAGACCGAGCGGACACAAATACGCTCAGACGACACCCACATTCTGGCTTTGGGCGGTGTGATGCGACAGCAGTTGGTGGTGAGCCGGGAGCTGAGGCTGTATGATGAAAAGACGGGCCACTGGAGAGCGCTCAGGCCCATGGAGGTGCCGCGTTACCAGCATGGGGTGGCTCTGCTCGGCGGCTTCCTCTTCATTGTTGGAG GCCAGAGCACTTATGACACCAAAGGTAAGACGGCCATAGACAGCGCCTACCGCTACGACCCGCGCTTCGACAAATGGCTTCAGATTGCTTCACTCAACGAGAAGAGGACTTTCTTCCACCTGAGCGCTCTGAAGGGGAAACTGTTTGCAGTCGGAGGAAGGAACGCCTCAGGAGAGATCG ACACGGTGGAGTGCTACAACCTGAAGAAAAATGAGTGGACATTTGTGACCAACATGGTGGAGCCTCACTATGGACATGCTGGGACAGTCCACGGGGACCTCATGTACATCTCGG GTGGCATTACTCGTGACACCTTCCAGAAGGAGCTGTGGTGTTACGATCCCACTGCCGACAAGTGGAGTCGTCGTGCCGACATGATGGAGCTCCGCGGCCTGCACTGCATGTGCACCGTAGGCGACAGACTCTACGTCATGGGCGGGAATCACTTCCGAGGCAGCAGTGACTACGACGACGTCCTGGGCTGCGAATACTACAGCCCAGACACGGACCAGTGGACAGTGGTGGCACCAATGTCACGGGGCCAGAGCGACGTCGGCGTGACGGTGTTTAACGGGCACATTTACGTGGTGGGAGGATACTCGTGGAACAGCAGGTGCATGGTTGACATTGTGCAGCGGTACGATCCAGAGCAGGATGTGTGGGACAGAGTGTTCAACGTGCTGGAGCCTCTGGGGGGGATTCGTGCCTGTACGATGACCGTTCATCTGCCAGAGGGGTCAGTGGACGAGGCTCAGATACAGGACTGTCCGCTGCCAACGGCTAAGAGCTGA
- the pla1a gene encoding LOW QUALITY PROTEIN: phospholipase A1 member A (The sequence of the model RefSeq protein was modified relative to this genomic sequence to represent the inferred CDS: inserted 1 base in 1 codon), translating to MLWKHKQIFLCVLAVCITTLVVGVEEKRDDECADLNNTTWLDYRQQRVKLQVQYLLLTRTNMDCAQMFDHESLGDTQQGPSYFNVSRPTKVIIHGYRALGSKPSWVKQLXRALLMAQDANVLVVDWIYGASFAYNLVVENYKEVALQVSILINQLQEHGCKLESFHFIGVSLGAHVAGFVGTLFEGKIGRITALDPAGPMFKGADTYDRLDPSDAQFVDAIHTDSDYFGISIPVGHVDFFLNGGKDQTGCARSRFNSILIYFPVYGYVICDHMRALHVYMSSLNSSCPLMGIPCLSYEHFLKGHCLNCDIFKGKCPTIGLSENSGITMPLLPKEQTLFLLTTSSPPFCSHHILLQLEYSPLDKSAELEVTLTTDNLGTEKRLRLRTDMTVYRMVLSHPVALCEIHTIELKNTGARFYRQGDVHVKSVCLTEFPSLRRERPLCVNNFHVRRGAPWSHDYVQLCGI from the exons ATGCTTTGGAAACACAAGCAGATCTTCCTCTGTGTGCTGGCAGTCTGCATCACAACACTGGTGGTAG GCgtggaggaaaagagagatgaCGAGTGCGCTGACCTCAATAACACCACCTGGCTGGATTACCGGCAGCAGAGGGTCAAACTGCAGGTCCAGTACCTGCTGCTGACCAGGACAAACATGGACTGTGCTCAAATGTTCGATCACGAGTCTCTCGGTGACACACAGCAGGGGCCATCCTACTTCAACGTCTCTCGCCCGACAAAGGTCATCATCCACGGCTACAG GGCCCTGGGCAGTAAGCCGTCCTGGGTGAAGCAGC GCCGAGCCCTGCTCATGGCGCAGGATGCGAACGTGCTGGTGGTGGACTGGATCTACGGCGCCTCCTTTGCCTACAACCTGGTGGTGGAGAATTACAAGGAGGTGGCTCTGCAGGTCTCCATCCTCATCAACCAGCTGCAG GAACATGGATGCAAACTGGAGTCCTTCCACTTTATTGGGGTCAGTCTTGGGGCCCACGTGGCTGGTTTTGTGGGGACCCTGTTTGAGGGAAAGATAGGAAGAATCACAG CTCTTGACCCTGCTGGTCCCATGTTCAAAGGAGCGGACACATATGACCGGCTGGACCCCTCTGACGCTCAGTTTGTTGACGCCATCCACACGGACTCTGACT ATTTTGGTATTTCCATCCCTGTCGGTCATGTGGACTTCTTTCTAAATGGAGGAAAAGACCAGACTGGATGTGCTCGCTCCAGGTTCAATTCAA TTCTTATCTACTTCCCAGTGTACGGTTATGTGATATGTGACCACATGAGGGCACTGCATGTCTACATGAGCTCGCTGAACAGCTCGTGCCCGTTGATGGGGATCCCATGCTTGAGCTATGAGCACTTCCTGAAGGGACACTGTTTGAACTGTGACATCTTCAAGGGGAAATGCCCAACTATAG gtttaTCAGAAAACAGTGGGATAACCATGCCTCTACTTCCCAAAGAGCAGACGCTGTTCCTCCTCACTACTTCTTCGCCACCTTTTTGCT CTCATCACatcctgctgcagctggagtATTCTCCTCTGGATAAAAGCGCTGAGCTGGAGGTGACACTCACAACTGACAACCTGGGAACAGAGAAAAGGCTCAGGCT TCGGACAGATATGACAGTGTACAGGATGGTGTTGTCCCACCCTGTGGCTCTGTGTGAGATCCACACCATCGAGCTGAAGAACACTGGAGCTCGCTTCTACAGACAGGGAGACGTCCACGTGAAGTCCGTCTGCCTCACCGAGTTCCCCTCTCTCAG
- the hsd3b1 gene encoding hydroxy-delta-5-steroid dehydrogenase, 3 beta- and steroid delta-isomerase 1, which produces MSLRGEVCVVTGAGGFLGKRLVRLLLEEESAAEIRLLDKHVQPQFLQTLEDCRGDTKLSVFEGDIRDGDFLRKSCRGASIVFHIASIIDVYDSVEYSEIYGVNVKGTQLLLEACIQENVVSFIYTSTIEVMGPNGKGDPIINGSEDMIYDCTLKFAYSKTKKEAEERTLQAHSEVLQNGGRLATCALRPMYIYGEGCRFLLGHMGDGIRNKNVLYRMSLPEAQVNPVYVGNVAAAHLQAARSLKDPQKRNAIGGKFYFVSDDTPLMSYSDFNHVVMSPLGFSIQEKLMYPLWLLYTICFIIEIGCMILRPFVRIVPPLKWQLVTMLNTSFSFSYQKAKRDLGYAPRYTWEEARKCTTEWLASELPRERERILTK; this is translated from the exons ATGTCTCTGAGAGGTGAAGTGTGTGTGGTGACGGGAGCCGGAGGATTCCTGGGAAAGAGGCTGGtgaggctgctgctggaggaggagagcgcGGCTGAGATTCGACTGCTGGACAAACACGTTCAGCCACAATTTCTCCAGACTCTGGAGG ACTGCAGAGGCGACACAAAGTTGAGTGTTTTCGAGGGCGACATCAGAGACGGTGACTTCCTGAGAAAGAGCTGCCGAGGTGCATCAATCGTCTTCCACATCGCATCCATCATTGACGTTTATGACTCAGTGGAGTACAGTGAGATATACGGGGTCAATGTCAAAG GAACGCAGCTGCTCCTGGAGGCCTGTATTCAAGAGAACGTGGTGTCCTTCATCTACACCAGCACCATCGAGGTGATGGGACCGAATGGGAAAGGTGATCCTATAATCAACGGCAGCGAGGACATGATTTACGACTGCACTCTGAAGTTTGCCTACAGCAAGACCAAGAAGGAGGCTGAAGAGCGAACCCTGCAGGCCCACAGCGAGGTGCTCCAGAACGGAGGCCGACTGGCCACCTGCGCCCTCAGGCCGATGTATATCTATGGGGAGGGCTGCCGCTTCCTGCTGGGCCACATGGGCGACGGGATACGAAACAAGAATGTTTTATATCGTATGTCTCTCCCAGAGGCCCAAGTGAATCCTGTGTATGTGGGCAACGTGGCCGCAGCGCACCTCCAAGCAGCCCGCAGCCTCAAAGATCCACAAAAAAGAAACGCCATCGGAGGAAAGTTTTACTTCGTTTCCGACGACACACCGCTCATGAGTTATTCAGACTTTAACCACGTGGTGATGTCACCTCTGGGCTTCAGCATTCAAGAGAAGCTCATGTACCCACTGTGGCTTCTCTACACCATCTGCTTCATAATCGAGATCGGGTGCATGATTCTGCGACCTTTCGTACGTATCGTCCCGCCGCTGAAATGGCAGCTCGTCACCATGTTGAACACGTCGTTCAGCTTCTCCTATCAGAAGGCGAAGAGAGATCTGGGGTACGCCCCCAGATACACCTGGGAGGAGGCGCGTAAATGCACCACTGAATGGCTCGCGTCAGAGCTGccgagggagagggagagaatacTAACTAAATGA
- the hao2 gene encoding hydroxyacid oxidase 2 isoform X3 — MAMVCLTDFEEYAKEHLSKATWDYYAAGADECCTRDDNLLAYKRIRLRPRILRDVSVSDTRTTVQGTEISFPVGIAPTAFHCLAWHEGEVATARATEALNTCYITSTYSTCSVEEIVAAAPNGYRWFQLYVYRDRKLSEQIVHRVEGLGYKALVLTVDVPYTGKRRDDIRNQFKLPPHLKVKNFDGVFQQETAAPEEYGIPANTLDPSISWKDVYWLQSITRLPIIIKGILTKEDAELAVEHGVQGIIVSNHGGRQLDGGPASIDALSEIVDTVQGRIEVYLDGGIRTGSDVLKSLALGAKCVFIGRPAVWGLAYKGEEGVREVLQILNDEFRLSMALSGCRNVAEINRNLIQFSKL, encoded by the exons ATGGCTATGGTATGCCTGACAGACTTTGAGGAATATGCTAAAGAGCATCTCTCAAAGGCTACCTGGGATTATTACGCAGCCGGAGCGGACGAATGCTGCACCAGGGACGACAATCTACTGGCTTACAAAAG GATCCGTCTGAGGCCTCGTATCCTCCGGGACGTGTCGGTGAGTGACACAAGGACCACAGTGCAAGGGACAGAAATCAGCTTTCCAGTCGGTATCGCTCCGACTGCCTTTCACTGCCTGGCCTGGCATGAAGGAGAAGTGGCAACAGCTCGAG CCACGGAGGCACTAAACACCTGTTACATCACCAGCACTTACTCCACCTGCTCAGTGGAGGAGATTGTGGCAGCAGCACCGAACGGTTACCGCTGGTTCCAGCTGTACGTGTACCGGGACCGCAAGCTGTCCGAACAGATTGTGCATCGTGTGGAGGGGCTCGGCTACAAGGCCCTGGTCCTCACTGTCGATGTCCCGTACACCGGAAAGCGCCGCGACGACATTCGCAACCAGTTCAAGCTGCCACCACACCTCAAGGTCAAGAACTTTGATGGAGTGTTCCAG CAGGAGACTGCAGCTCCAGAGGAATACGGGATACCGGCCAACACCTTGGACCCATCCATTAGCTGGAAGGACGTGTACTGGCTGCAGTCCATCACCCGCCTGCCCATTATCATCAAGGGAATCCTGACCAAGGAGGACGCCGAGCTGGCTGTGGAACATGGCGTCCAAGGCATCATTGTGTCAAACCACGGGGGGAGACAGCTGGACGGAGGCCCAGCTTCG ATTGACGCTCTGTCGGAGATTGTGGACACGGTGCAGGGCAGGATCGAGGTCTATCTGGACGGAGGCATCAGGACAGGAAGTGACGTATTGAAATCGCTGGCCTTGGGAGCCAAGTGTGTTTTCATTGGTCGTCCAGCAGTGTGGGGCCTTGCATACAAG GGCGAGGAAGGAGTGCGGGAGGTGCTGCAAATCCTAAATGATGAGTTCCGTCTGTCCATGGCTCTATCAG GTTGCAGGAACGTGGCGGAAATCAACAGGAACCTCATTCAGTTCTCTAAACTCTAA
- the hao2 gene encoding hydroxyacid oxidase 2 isoform X2, which translates to MNICYREGGRCAEMAMVCLTDFEEYAKEHLSKATWDYYAAGADECCTRDDNLLAYKRIRLRPRILRDVSVSDTRTTVQGTEISFPVGIAPTAFHCLAWHEGEVATARATEALNTCYITSTYSTCSVEEIVAAAPNGYRWFQLYVYRDRKLSEQIVHRVEGLGYKALVLTVDVPYTGKRRDDIRNQFKLPPHLKVKNFDGVFQETAAPEEYGIPANTLDPSISWKDVYWLQSITRLPIIIKGILTKEDAELAVEHGVQGIIVSNHGGRQLDGGPASIDALSEIVDTVQGRIEVYLDGGIRTGSDVLKSLALGAKCVFIGRPAVWGLAYKGEEGVREVLQILNDEFRLSMALSGCRNVAEINRNLIQFSKL; encoded by the exons agagggaggtCGCTGTGCAGAGATGGCTATGGTATGCCTGACAGACTTTGAGGAATATGCTAAAGAGCATCTCTCAAAGGCTACCTGGGATTATTACGCAGCCGGAGCGGACGAATGCTGCACCAGGGACGACAATCTACTGGCTTACAAAAG GATCCGTCTGAGGCCTCGTATCCTCCGGGACGTGTCGGTGAGTGACACAAGGACCACAGTGCAAGGGACAGAAATCAGCTTTCCAGTCGGTATCGCTCCGACTGCCTTTCACTGCCTGGCCTGGCATGAAGGAGAAGTGGCAACAGCTCGAG CCACGGAGGCACTAAACACCTGTTACATCACCAGCACTTACTCCACCTGCTCAGTGGAGGAGATTGTGGCAGCAGCACCGAACGGTTACCGCTGGTTCCAGCTGTACGTGTACCGGGACCGCAAGCTGTCCGAACAGATTGTGCATCGTGTGGAGGGGCTCGGCTACAAGGCCCTGGTCCTCACTGTCGATGTCCCGTACACCGGAAAGCGCCGCGACGACATTCGCAACCAGTTCAAGCTGCCACCACACCTCAAGGTCAAGAACTTTGATGGAGTGTTCCAG GAGACTGCAGCTCCAGAGGAATACGGGATACCGGCCAACACCTTGGACCCATCCATTAGCTGGAAGGACGTGTACTGGCTGCAGTCCATCACCCGCCTGCCCATTATCATCAAGGGAATCCTGACCAAGGAGGACGCCGAGCTGGCTGTGGAACATGGCGTCCAAGGCATCATTGTGTCAAACCACGGGGGGAGACAGCTGGACGGAGGCCCAGCTTCG ATTGACGCTCTGTCGGAGATTGTGGACACGGTGCAGGGCAGGATCGAGGTCTATCTGGACGGAGGCATCAGGACAGGAAGTGACGTATTGAAATCGCTGGCCTTGGGAGCCAAGTGTGTTTTCATTGGTCGTCCAGCAGTGTGGGGCCTTGCATACAAG GGCGAGGAAGGAGTGCGGGAGGTGCTGCAAATCCTAAATGATGAGTTCCGTCTGTCCATGGCTCTATCAG GTTGCAGGAACGTGGCGGAAATCAACAGGAACCTCATTCAGTTCTCTAAACTCTAA
- the hao2 gene encoding hydroxyacid oxidase 2 isoform X1 — translation MNICYREGGRCAEMAMVCLTDFEEYAKEHLSKATWDYYAAGADECCTRDDNLLAYKRIRLRPRILRDVSVSDTRTTVQGTEISFPVGIAPTAFHCLAWHEGEVATARATEALNTCYITSTYSTCSVEEIVAAAPNGYRWFQLYVYRDRKLSEQIVHRVEGLGYKALVLTVDVPYTGKRRDDIRNQFKLPPHLKVKNFDGVFQQETAAPEEYGIPANTLDPSISWKDVYWLQSITRLPIIIKGILTKEDAELAVEHGVQGIIVSNHGGRQLDGGPASIDALSEIVDTVQGRIEVYLDGGIRTGSDVLKSLALGAKCVFIGRPAVWGLAYKGEEGVREVLQILNDEFRLSMALSGCRNVAEINRNLIQFSKL, via the exons agagggaggtCGCTGTGCAGAGATGGCTATGGTATGCCTGACAGACTTTGAGGAATATGCTAAAGAGCATCTCTCAAAGGCTACCTGGGATTATTACGCAGCCGGAGCGGACGAATGCTGCACCAGGGACGACAATCTACTGGCTTACAAAAG GATCCGTCTGAGGCCTCGTATCCTCCGGGACGTGTCGGTGAGTGACACAAGGACCACAGTGCAAGGGACAGAAATCAGCTTTCCAGTCGGTATCGCTCCGACTGCCTTTCACTGCCTGGCCTGGCATGAAGGAGAAGTGGCAACAGCTCGAG CCACGGAGGCACTAAACACCTGTTACATCACCAGCACTTACTCCACCTGCTCAGTGGAGGAGATTGTGGCAGCAGCACCGAACGGTTACCGCTGGTTCCAGCTGTACGTGTACCGGGACCGCAAGCTGTCCGAACAGATTGTGCATCGTGTGGAGGGGCTCGGCTACAAGGCCCTGGTCCTCACTGTCGATGTCCCGTACACCGGAAAGCGCCGCGACGACATTCGCAACCAGTTCAAGCTGCCACCACACCTCAAGGTCAAGAACTTTGATGGAGTGTTCCAG CAGGAGACTGCAGCTCCAGAGGAATACGGGATACCGGCCAACACCTTGGACCCATCCATTAGCTGGAAGGACGTGTACTGGCTGCAGTCCATCACCCGCCTGCCCATTATCATCAAGGGAATCCTGACCAAGGAGGACGCCGAGCTGGCTGTGGAACATGGCGTCCAAGGCATCATTGTGTCAAACCACGGGGGGAGACAGCTGGACGGAGGCCCAGCTTCG ATTGACGCTCTGTCGGAGATTGTGGACACGGTGCAGGGCAGGATCGAGGTCTATCTGGACGGAGGCATCAGGACAGGAAGTGACGTATTGAAATCGCTGGCCTTGGGAGCCAAGTGTGTTTTCATTGGTCGTCCAGCAGTGTGGGGCCTTGCATACAAG GGCGAGGAAGGAGTGCGGGAGGTGCTGCAAATCCTAAATGATGAGTTCCGTCTGTCCATGGCTCTATCAG GTTGCAGGAACGTGGCGGAAATCAACAGGAACCTCATTCAGTTCTCTAAACTCTAA